In Halobacteriovorax sp. HLS, one DNA window encodes the following:
- a CDS encoding succinylglutamate desuccinylase: MDNFLKWTQDNEQSIEKSFVWKDTDQFQLIVHDTGVLEYKPRTVSNEQVILSCAIHGNETAPIEILSNIVQDFYYEKIKSQKHILFIFGNPRAINIEKRFCEENLNRLFAGALEGKSSNYETQRAQVLINCVESFFKEGSRKFHYDLHTAIRDSEIEKFAIFPSAMDKNVDKSQLAFLSDLGVRAVIFNDGEATTFSYHSAKLFGATSYTIELGKVRPFGENKKEDFEQTELTLRQYIDGTYKHHTDLDNIETYIITDLIDKRAESIEFSFSDTAPNFTSFDKEQLICFNNDGDFIAKEDGSKILFPNRKVRIGERAALIVVAKDLP, encoded by the coding sequence ATGGATAATTTTTTAAAATGGACACAAGATAATGAACAATCAATTGAGAAATCATTTGTTTGGAAGGACACTGATCAATTTCAATTGATTGTACATGACACTGGAGTTCTCGAATATAAACCAAGGACAGTATCTAACGAACAAGTCATCTTAAGCTGCGCAATTCATGGAAATGAGACGGCACCAATTGAGATTTTAAGCAATATCGTACAAGACTTTTACTATGAAAAGATAAAGTCACAAAAACATATCCTTTTTATTTTTGGTAACCCTAGAGCGATAAATATTGAAAAGAGATTTTGTGAAGAAAATCTTAATCGTCTATTTGCTGGGGCATTAGAAGGAAAATCAAGTAATTACGAAACACAAAGAGCACAAGTGCTGATTAATTGTGTCGAAAGCTTTTTTAAAGAAGGTTCTCGCAAGTTTCACTATGACCTACATACAGCGATAAGAGATTCTGAAATTGAAAAGTTTGCTATATTCCCTTCAGCTATGGATAAGAATGTCGACAAATCACAACTCGCTTTTTTGAGCGACCTAGGAGTTAGGGCCGTTATCTTTAATGATGGAGAGGCCACGACCTTCTCCTATCACAGCGCAAAACTTTTTGGTGCGACTTCCTACACTATTGAACTAGGCAAGGTTCGACCTTTTGGTGAAAATAAAAAAGAGGACTTCGAACAAACTGAGCTAACCCTTAGGCAGTATATAGATGGAACCTATAAACACCATACCGACTTGGACAATATTGAAACTTACATTATTACAGATCTCATAGACAAGAGAGCTGAGAGCATTGAATTTAGCTTCAGTGATACCGCGCCAAACTTTACAAGCTTTGATAAAGAGCAGCTCATTTGTTTTAATAATGATGGAGATTTCATAGCGAAAGAAGATGGATCAAAAATCCTCTTTCCTAATCGTAAAGTTAGAATTGGAGAAAGGGCCGCATTGATTGTGGTCGCAAAAGATTTGCCATAG
- a CDS encoding serine aminopeptidase domain-containing protein: MKTLGLLIFFISSNIFALSCNNAKQTVFPEKDITGVVIIAHGLNLNPEKMEVIGSIFKERKVTPIYVKLTGHTKNSNWEAVSADRWRKDFYKGLCQAFLISKNSKVPMYAFGYSLGSVLIQDAVEKFKAPFAKVFHISPAFKTRWYVGFITGLFKLGFTFNIPSSNYEDYRAQSNTSLVAYKSMYELNQGLKYSDELENFIFMDLRDELVDYTNTKHLCEMKKNCKFTELKNTPFDRGKKIYHLSLDPQSAGLESWQLIRKTILSKL, encoded by the coding sequence ATTAAAACACTCGGCCTTTTAATATTCTTTATTTCATCTAATATATTTGCTCTTAGCTGTAACAACGCTAAACAGACCGTCTTTCCAGAAAAAGATATTACTGGAGTCGTTATTATCGCTCATGGACTTAATTTAAATCCTGAGAAAATGGAAGTAATTGGATCAATTTTTAAGGAAAGAAAAGTTACTCCGATCTATGTCAAGCTAACAGGACACACTAAGAACTCTAACTGGGAAGCAGTGAGCGCGGATCGATGGCGTAAAGATTTTTATAAAGGACTATGCCAAGCATTTCTTATTTCAAAAAACAGTAAAGTTCCCATGTATGCTTTTGGCTATTCTTTAGGAAGTGTTCTTATTCAAGATGCTGTAGAAAAATTTAAAGCTCCATTTGCGAAGGTTTTTCACATTTCTCCAGCATTTAAAACAAGATGGTATGTTGGATTCATAACAGGTCTTTTTAAACTCGGTTTTACCTTCAATATCCCTAGTTCCAATTACGAAGACTATCGAGCACAATCTAATACTTCACTAGTCGCCTATAAAAGTATGTACGAACTCAACCAAGGACTTAAATACTCTGACGAGCTTGAAAATTTTATTTTTATGGATCTCAGAGATGAACTTGTTGACTACACTAATACAAAGCACCTCTGTGAAATGAAAAAAAACTGTAAGTTTACTGAGCTAAAGAACACTCCTTTTGATAGAGGTAAGAAAATCTATCACCTCTCTCTAGACCCTCAGTCAGCTGGTTTAGAGAGTTGGCAGCTTATTAGAAAAACAATCTTAAGCAAATTATAA
- a CDS encoding fimbrial protein: protein MKKLIMATVLASVVSAPVMAATQGTLLLQGQVDQVLSLTVNPVAGHDSLDLTASPVDLNVASVNEVSNAETGYKILVRSANASSLKNGTADQVDYTLSYGNSGALTLTTTDQVAKSVTTAGTYNVDTDVDISYTGSPAAELVQGTYSDTVTFTIQAN, encoded by the coding sequence ATGAAAAAATTAATAATGGCAACAGTTTTAGCATCAGTTGTTTCTGCTCCAGTTATGGCAGCAACTCAAGGAACATTACTTTTACAAGGTCAAGTAGACCAGGTTTTATCTTTAACTGTTAATCCGGTAGCAGGTCATGACTCTCTTGATTTAACAGCTAGTCCAGTAGATTTAAATGTTGCGTCTGTTAATGAAGTATCAAACGCTGAAACTGGATATAAAATATTAGTTAGATCTGCAAATGCAAGTAGCCTAAAGAATGGTACTGCGGACCAAGTAGACTACACTCTTTCATATGGAAATAGTGGAGCACTTACTCTTACAACGACAGACCAAGTTGCTAAATCTGTGACTACTGCTGGTACATATAATGTTGATACTGATGTAGATATCTCATACACAGGTAGTCCAGCTGCTGAACTAGTACAAGGTACTTACTCAGATACAGTTACTTTTACTATTCAAGCTAACTAG
- a CDS encoding MBL fold metallo-hydrolase, whose translation MKLFTTLITILILSSCVGGPSYKGPVSDYYDGENFHYKNQKINKSFSDLLKWKFSGKRQQWPEEIKVNPVKIKEQRVNKGVVLTFINHSTFLIQIDGVNILTDPVWSRRVSPFSWVGPQRTRLPGVKYEDLPPIDIVLIGHNHYDHLDIDTLKKLGRDHEPRFIVGLGVDLLLKDNGLKNITSLGWRESVTFSNIEYHFVECQHWSARGLFDRNKTLWGSFIIKNHSKNIYFASDTGYSQHFKEQQEVYGPMDISLLPIGAYEPRWFMKSQHMNPEEAVKSHIDLKSKFSIGMHFGTFQLTDEAIDTPIKELKLALEKYKIDHKSFIAPEFGQQFRIE comes from the coding sequence TTGAAGTTATTTACTACGCTAATTACAATATTAATTTTATCTTCCTGCGTCGGCGGGCCGTCATACAAAGGACCAGTTTCAGATTACTATGATGGAGAGAATTTTCATTATAAGAATCAAAAGATTAACAAGTCTTTTAGTGATTTACTAAAATGGAAATTTTCAGGAAAAAGGCAGCAGTGGCCAGAAGAAATCAAAGTAAACCCAGTTAAAATCAAAGAACAACGGGTAAATAAGGGAGTTGTACTCACCTTTATTAATCACTCTACTTTCTTAATTCAAATTGATGGAGTCAATATACTAACCGATCCAGTGTGGTCTAGAAGAGTTTCCCCTTTTAGCTGGGTCGGTCCACAGCGAACAAGACTGCCAGGGGTAAAGTATGAAGACTTACCTCCTATCGATATTGTTCTGATAGGCCATAATCACTATGATCATTTGGATATTGATACATTAAAAAAGCTAGGCCGCGACCATGAACCAAGGTTTATAGTAGGTCTAGGAGTAGATCTACTCTTAAAAGATAATGGTCTAAAAAATATTACATCATTAGGCTGGAGAGAGTCGGTAACATTTTCAAATATTGAATACCATTTTGTAGAGTGTCAGCACTGGTCGGCCCGCGGCCTCTTTGATAGAAATAAAACTCTTTGGGGTTCCTTTATAATAAAAAACCATTCAAAGAATATCTATTTTGCTAGTGATACAGGTTACTCGCAGCATTTTAAAGAACAACAAGAAGTTTACGGTCCAATGGATATATCACTTCTTCCAATTGGAGCATATGAGCCAAGATGGTTTATGAAGTCTCAACACATGAACCCTGAAGAAGCGGTTAAATCTCATATAGATCTAAAGTCTAAATTTAGCATCGGTATGCACTTTGGAACATTTCAATTAACTGATGAGGCCATTGACACTCCTATCAAAGAGTTAAAGCTGGCTTTGGAAAAATATAAAATTGATCACAAGAGCTTCATTGCTCCGGAGTTTGGTCAGCAGTTTAGGATTGAGTAA
- a CDS encoding HNH endonuclease, which translates to MRTLLLDSTFFPVRIISWQKAMILLLTGRAEVVTEYDDKQIRSTTQSFTLPKILRLHNKHHKRRQVKFTRLNIYLRDNYTCQYCYKSFKFAELTFDHVHPVSKGGQTTWENIVTCCKKCNSQKGAKLLAETNFKLLNTPKTPNWSATMCLRIKENDPIEWFNWLPN; encoded by the coding sequence ATGCGAACCTTGCTCTTAGATAGCACCTTCTTCCCGGTTAGGATTATTAGTTGGCAAAAGGCCATGATACTCCTTCTGACCGGGCGGGCCGAAGTCGTAACCGAATACGACGATAAACAGATTCGGTCAACAACACAGAGCTTTACGCTTCCAAAGATTCTACGACTTCACAATAAACATCATAAACGACGCCAAGTAAAATTCACCCGACTTAATATATACCTTCGAGATAATTACACCTGCCAATATTGTTACAAGAGTTTCAAGTTTGCCGAACTAACTTTTGATCACGTTCACCCTGTATCAAAAGGTGGTCAAACAACTTGGGAAAATATAGTCACTTGCTGTAAAAAATGTAACTCCCAAAAAGGTGCAAAGCTATTAGCTGAAACTAATTTTAAGTTACTCAATACTCCTAAGACTCCTAATTGGTCAGCGACAATGTGCTTACGCATCAAAGAGAATGACCCTATAGAATGGTTTAATTGGTTGCCTAATTAG